TTCTAGCCTACCTTGTGAAAGGTTAAGCCGACTTCTGTATCTTCTACCAATAAATTTTTAGGAGTCGTTATAAGCAAATAACACCAATAAAAATCGCCCGCACACGCTCCTCCGTGGGCTGCAATTAATAAACGCAACCATGTGTAGGGCCAGTTATCCATAATTATTAATAGTACTGCCGTAAGTATTACAAAAGGCGCACAACTAATAATAAAAAATTCCCATTTTGCATACATTGTACCTGGACTTGTAGCATACGCCATACCGTTTTTAAAGCCAAATTTCACTTTACCTTTTAAATTAAAAATTTTGAAAAAAATGCCATGTATGCCTTCATGAATAACGATAATTGCTAAAAAACTAATCACAATTGCACCAAGTTCAACTGGAAATGGGCTGCTTTGAAAAATATTCTGGTTAAATGGCGGCAACAATAACACACCATAACAGATTGCCATGAGTATTAAAGCAGCTATGTTCATTTTTTTGATCACTTTTTTATCTTCTAAAAGATTTAATTCACGATAAATTTTCATTTTATCT
The genomic region above belongs to Enterococcus saigonensis and contains:
- a CDS encoding DUF3267 domain-containing protein is translated as MKIYRELNLLEDKKVIKKMNIAALILMAICYGVLLLPPFNQNIFQSSPFPVELGAIVISFLAIIVIHEGIHGIFFKIFNLKGKVKFGFKNGMAYATSPGTMYAKWEFFIISCAPFVILTAVLLIIMDNWPYTWLRLLIAAHGGACAGDFYWCYLLITTPKNLLVEDTEVGLTFHKVG